From the Primulina tabacum isolate GXHZ01 chromosome 15, ASM2559414v2, whole genome shotgun sequence genome, one window contains:
- the LOC142526178 gene encoding aquaporin NIP1-1-like, translating into SGAHFNPAVTVAFATCKRLPWKRVPAYISAQMLGSTLASGTLRLLFGGPHNHFAGTLPTGTDLQSLVVEFIITFYLMFVISGVATDNRAIGELAGLAIGATILLNVMFAGPISGGSMNPARSLGPAIVWSNYRGIWIYLVGPTFGAISGAWAYNTIRFTQKPLHEITKTGSFFRSSTIQNN; encoded by the exons tcCGGCGCACATTTCAACCCCGCAGTAACAGTTGCTTTTGCCACCTGCAAGAGGCTCCCATGGAAACGG GTACCTGCGTATATCTCAGCTCAGATGCTAGGATCCACCCTAGCAAGCGGAACCCTAAGACTACTGTTTGGAGGACCTCACAACCATTTCGCCGGAACTCTTCCGACTGGCACAGACTTGCAGTCTCTGGTGGTTGAATTTATCATTACATTCTACCTCATGTTCGTCATCTCTGGAGTTGCCACAGATAACAGAGCT ATCGGAGAACTGGCGGGTCTTGCTATTGGGGCTACCATATTGCTTAATGTCATGTTTGCCGG GCCAATTTCAGGGGGCTCGATGAACCCAGCAAGGAGCTTAGGCCCAGCTATAGTTTGGAGCAACTACAGAGGCATATGGATATACCTTGTAGGCCCAACTTTCGGGGCTATATCTGGGGCCTGGGCCTATAATACCATCAGATTCACACAGAAGCCTCTACACGAAATCACCAAGACCGGATCTTTCTTCAGGAGCTCAACGATTCAAAATAATTGA
- the LOC142527376 gene encoding MACPF domain-containing protein CAD1-like — protein MDFPKKIISSPAVPENSLITTLCNSIQALGRGFDVTSDIRLLYCKGAPGSRLVHIDEEATKDLEISESCAIRDVSVDIECSSGQSSNEETPVFSFPEMARYFNEKSDIPGHVPLGSFNAMFNFTGSWQLDAAATQSLAMVGYIIPLYTVKLTNPNLILREEVKSAVPYSWDPASLASFIENYGTHIVTSATIGGRDVVYIRQHQPSPLSMSDIEIYVKDIGEQRFSDSKGYTSSGALKYKDKDVTVIFRRRGGDDLEQSYGKWARTVEGAPDVINMTFMPIVSLLEGVPGIKHLARAIELYLEYKPPIEDLQYFLDFQIPRVWAPEQNNIQRKGPVCSSLQFSLMGPKLYINPDQVTVGRKPVTGLKLSLDGSKQNRLSINLQHLVSLPKILQPHWDSHMAIGAPKWQGPEEQDSRWFEPIKWKKFSHVSTAPIEYTDTCIGDLSGVHIVTGAQLGVWDFGAKSVLHLKLLFSKVPGCTLRRSVWDHSPSNLSAAQNLDGSSTSLSNEKGDGSSIFGKLAKIVDMTEMLKGPKDIPGHWLVTGAKLGVDKGKIVLRVKNSLLNY, from the exons ATGGATTTTCCAAAGAAGATCATCAGTAGCCCCGCAGTTCCAGAAAACTCACTGATCACCACTCTCTGCAACTCAATCCAAGCACTGGGACGAGGTTTTGATGTCACCTCTGACATCAGGTTGCTTTATTGTAAAGGAGCCCCTGGCTCTAGGTTAGTGCATATTGATGAAGAAGCCACCAAGGATCTTGAAATCTCTGAATCTTGTGCAATCCGAGATGTTTCTGTTGACATCGAGTGTTCCTCAGGCCAGAGCTCTAATGAAGAGACCCCTGTTTTTAGTTTCCccgag ATGGCTAGGTATTTCAACGAAAAATCAGATATACCTGGTCATGTACCGCTTGGAAGCTTCAATGCCATGTTTAACTTCACTGGCTCTTGGCAGCTTGATGCAGCAGCTACACAATCCCTCGCAATGGTCGGATATATTATTCCCTTATATACTGTCAAACTAACAAATCCCAATTTAATTTTGCGGGAAGAAGTTAAAAGTGCTGTTCCATATTCCTGGGATCCTGCATCCTTGGCAAG CTTTATTGAAAACTATGGCACCCATATCGTTACCTCCGCTACTATTGGCGGAAGGGATGTTGTCTACATTAGACAGCACCAGCCATCGCCATTATCAATGTCAGATATTGAAATATACGTGAAAGACATTGGGGAGCAGAGGTTCTCAGATTCAAAGGGTTACACGAGTTCTGGTGCCTTAAAATACAAGGACAAG GACGTTACCGTCATTTTCAGAAGGAGAGGAGGAGATGACCTTGAACAGAGCTATGGCAAGTGGGCCAGGACCGTAGAAGGAGCGCCTGATGTTATCAACATGACATTTATGCCCATTGTGTCTTTGCTTGAAGGAGTGCCTGGAATAAAACACTTAGCTCGTGCTATTGAGTTGTACTTGGAGT ATAAGCCACCTATCGAGGATCTCCAGTATTTCTTGGATTTCCAAATTCCTCGGGTTTGGGCTCCTGAGCAGAACAACATACAAAGGAAGGGACCCGTGTGCTCATCTCTCCAGTTCAGTTTAATGGGTCCTAAGCTTTATATAAACCCTGATCAG GTTACTGTAGGACGGAAGCCTGTCACCGGGCTCAAGCTCAGCCTGGATGGTAGCAAGCAAAATCGTCTTTCTATAAACCTGCAACATCTAGTGTCTCTTCCTAAAATTCTTCAACCCCATTGGGATTCCCACATGGCTATAGGTGCACCAAAGTGGCAAGGACCCGAAGAGCAGGATAGCAGATGGTTTGAACCAATTAAGTGGAAAAAATTCTCGCATGTAAGCACTGCACCAATAGAGTACACAGATACATGCATTGGAGATCTTTCTGGCGTTCATATTGTCACCGGGGCTCAGCTAGGTGTATGGGATTTTGGGGCGAAAAGCGTACTTCACCTTAAACTCCTCTTTTCCAAAGTACCAGGATGTACTTTGAGGCGATCTGTGTGGGATCATAGTCCCTCGAATCTATCTGCTGCACAAAACCTCGATGGCTCGTCTACATCATTATCAAACGAAAAAGGGGACGGTTCCAGCATATTTGGAAAACTGGCCAAAATTGTGGATATGACGGAAATGTTGAAAGGGCCCAAAGATATTCCAGGGCACTGGTTGGTAACTGGAGCCAAGCTTGGAGTTGATAAAGGGAAAATTGTTTTACGTGTAAAGAACTCTCTGCTGAACTACTGA
- the LOC142527359 gene encoding protein NRT1/ PTR FAMILY 4.5-like: protein MQGKPKFVEGKVDWKGNTARKDKHGGMGVSSLVLGTFAFEHMATFGLAVNLVTYYTGVMHFSIADAATQLTNLLGTSYIITIAVAFLADTYIGRFKAVLVAASVEFLGLGLLALQAHYPKLKPPLCSIYEKNSHCVQVGGTKAALLFVGLYSAAVGFGGIKAALPSHGADQFDDKDPKEEGQRSSFFNWLLLARCLGGAISLTVFVWIQDNKGWDWGFFASTMAMFCGLVIFATGLPWYRIHVINGSSALSAIVQVYVAATRNRNLILPDDFSDLYEINKDMEAANQPEVLPHTNAFRFLDKAAILTPSTQNSERPNPWKLCRVTQVENAKIILNIVPIFCCTTIMTLCLAQLQTFSIQQGITMDTRIKKFDIPPASISVLPVLFLIIGVPLYDRIFVPFARKLTGIPTGITYLQRVGVGLVLSSLSMAAAAIMEVKRKRVARDYNMLDSIPLLQPPLPISVFWLSFQYFIFGVADMFTYVGLLEFFYSQAPKDLKSLSSCFFWSSMALGYFLSTITVKIVNGVTKNITSSGGWLAGNNINRGQLNLFYWLLSFLSLINFCIYLWVSSRYKYRKVIPDSANESSRVHELQIVQE from the exons ATGCAGGGGAAGCCTAAATTTGTTGAAGGGAAGGTGGATTGGAAAGGAAACACTGCTCGAAAAGATAAGCATGGTGGAATGGGTGTCTCATCACTCGTTCTAG GGACGTTTGCATTCGAGCACATGGCTACTTTCGGTTTAGCAGTAAACCTGGTGACATACTATACGGGGGTGATGCACTTTAGCATAGCCGATGCAGCGACTCAACTGACAAACTTGTTGGGAACTAGTTACATTATAACCATTGCTGTGGCCTTTCTAGCAGATACATATATTGGCAGATTCAAAGCGGTTCTTGTAGCAGCTTCCGTCGAGTTTCTG ggACTTGGGCTGCTAGCTCTGCAAGCTCATTATCCAAAACTGAAGCCACCTCTCTGCAGCATATATGAGAAAAACTCTCACTGTGTTCAAGTCGGTGGAACCAAAGCTGCGCTCTTGTTTGTTGGTCTTTATTCCGCAGCCGTTGGGTTTGGAGGAATAAAAGCTGCATTGCCATCACATGGTGCTGACCAGTTCGATGATAAGGATCCGAAGGAGGAGGGACAGAGGTCGAGTTTCTTTAATTGGTTGCTATTGGCAAGATGCTTAGGAGGTGCTATTAGTCTCACTGTTTTTGTTTGGATCCAAGATAACAAAGGGTGGGATTGGGGTTTCTTTGCGAGCACGATGGCTATGTTCTGTGGGTTAGTAATCTTCGCTACTGGGTTACCATGGTATCGTATCCATGTAATAAATGGGAGTAGTGCCCTCTCTGCAATAGTACAG GTGTATGTTGCAGCCACCCGGAACAGAAACCTTATACTTCCTGATGACTTCAGTGACTTGTATGAGATCAATAAAGACATGGAAGCAGCGAATCAACCAGAAGTTTTACCGCACACAAATGCTTTCAG GTTTCTTGATAAAGCAGCTATCCTGACTCCTTCAACACAAAACTCGGAAAGGCCGAATCCATGGAAACTCTGTCGAGTGACGCAAGTCGAAAATGCAAAAATAATACTAAACATTGTTCCGATCTTTTGCTGCACCACCATCATGACCCTTTGCTTGGCACAGCTTCAAACCTTCTCCATCCAACAGGGAATAACAATGGACACaaggataaaaaaatttgatatacCACCTGCATCGATATCAGTCCTCCCTGTCTTGTTTCTGATAATCGGCGTTCCACTGTACGATCGAATATTTGTCCCATTTGCACGAAAACTCACTGGCATTCCCACAGGCATAACGTATCTTCAACGAGTTGGAGTCGGGCTCGTCCTATCCTCACTGTCAATGGCCGCAGCTGCGATAATGGAGGTAAAGCGCAAACGAGTTGCAAGGGATTACAACATGCTTGACTCAATCCCGTTGCTTCAGCCGCCACTACCAATCAGCGTTTTCTGGCTATCGTTCCAGTACTTCATATTCGGAGTAGCAGACATGTTTACATACGTTGGGCTCCTCGAGTTCTTCTATTCCCAGGCCCCGAAAGATCTCAAATCGTTATCGAGCTGTTTCTTTTGGAGTTCAATGGCGCTTGGGTACTTCCTTAGCACCATAACTGTGAAGATAGTTAACGGTGTCACAAAGAATATCACCAGTAGTGGGGGATGGCTGGCAGGAAATAACATCAACCGTGGCCAATTAAATTTGTTCTATTGGCTGCTTTCTTTCTTGAGCTTGATCAATTTTTGCATCTACCTGTGGGTCTCAAGTAGGTACAAGTACAGGAAAGTGATCCCCGATAGTGCAAATGAGAGCAGCAGGGTTCATGA